In Choloepus didactylus isolate mChoDid1 chromosome 6, mChoDid1.pri, whole genome shotgun sequence, one DNA window encodes the following:
- the LOC119537285 gene encoding caspase-1-like: MSDKKLKEKRNLFVNSVSEDTLNILLDDLLSERVLSQEETEIVKKKNDTTRNKARVLIDFVICKGSHASQIFISYICQRDFTLASKLGFSSGLHGTLDGSSETASVEPKDTLKLCPRAEFLKRRQDMPAKIYPVKEKEDRTRLALIICNIEFYHLPRRDGANHDILGMKRLLEGLGYCVAVEGKLTAGDMESVLWAFAARPEHKSSDSTFLVFMSHGILDGICGIKHRKESPDVLPYDTIFRIFNNQHCLHLKDKPKVIIIQACRGENPGEVWVSDSPVASEDSSSQSPENLMDDGVHKVHREKDFVAFCSSTPHTLSWRKAEGSLFITQLIICFQKYSWCCPLLEIFSRVQQSFEKPGIKAQMPTIERLSMPRPFYLFPGN; encoded by the exons ATGTCTG AtaagaaactaaaggaaaaaaggaacCTATTTGTTAATTCAGTGTCTGAGGACACACTTAACATCTTGCTGGATGACTTACTAAGTGAAAGAGTGCTGAGCCAAGAGGAGACGGAgatagtgaaaaagaaaaatgatacaaCTAGGAACAAGGCTCGTGTGCTCATTGACTTTGTGATTTGCAAAGGGTCCCATGCCAGCCAGATATTTATCAGTTATATCTGTCAAAGAGATTTCACCCTGGCCTCCAAACTGGGATTTTCTTCTG GTCTTCATGGAACTCTTGATGGATCATCAGAGACAGCATCAGTAGAACCCAAAGACACACTTAAGCTTTGTCCTCGGGCAGAATTCCTGAAACGACGTCAAGACATGCCTGCAAAG ATTTATCCAGTAAAGGAGAAGGAAGACCGTACGCGTCTGGCCCTCATCATTTGTAACATAGAGTTCTATCACCTTCCAAGGCGCGATGGGGCCAACCACGACATCTTAGGGATGAAAAGACTGCTTGAAGGTCTGGGCTACTGCGTGGCTGTAGAAGGGAAACTCACAGCTGGG GACATGGAGTCAGTGCTGTGGGCATTTGCTGCCCGTCCAGAGCACAAGTCCTCAGACAGCACGTTCTTGGTGTTCATGTCTCATGgcatcctggatggaatctgtgGGATTAAGCATAGAAAAGAAAGCCCAGATGTGTTGCCTTACGACACTATCTTCAGGATATTCAACAACCAACATTGCCTCCATCTGAAGGACAAACCCAAGGTCATCATCATCCAGGCATGCAGAGGTG AAAACCCTGGAGAGGTGTGGGTCAGTGACTCGCCAGTGGCCTCAGAAGACAGCTCTTCACAGTCACCAGAAAACCTAATGGATGATGGTGTCCACAAGGTCCACAGGGAGAAGGACTTTGTTGCTTTCTGCTCTTCAACTCCAC ATACTCTTTCCTGGAGAAAGGCAGAGGGTTCCCTCTTCATCACACAGCTCATAATTTGTTTCCAAAAATATTCTTGGTGTTGTCCCCTGCTAGAAATATTTTCAAGG GTTCAACAATCATTTGAAAAACCAGGCATTAAGGCCCAGATGCCCACCATTGAAAGACTCTCCATGCCCAGACCTTTTTATCTCTTCCCAGGCAATTAA